The Apodemus sylvaticus chromosome 22, mApoSyl1.1, whole genome shotgun sequence genome includes a region encoding these proteins:
- the Tsc22d4 gene encoding TSC22 domain family protein 4 has translation MSGGKKKSSFQITSVTTDYEGPGSPGPSDPPTPPAPAGPPPRLPNGDPNPDPGGRGTPRNGSPPPGAPASRFRVVKLPQGLGEPYRRGRWTCVDVYERDLEPPSFGRLLEGIRGASGGTGGRSLDSRLELASLGIGSPIPQPGQSQGPTSWLRPPPTSPGPQARSFTGGLGQLAGPGKAKVETPPLSASPPQQRPPGPGTGDSAHTLPSLRVDVESGGSAAGTPPLSRRRDGAVRLRMELVAPEETGKAPPIDSRPNSPALYFDASLVHKSPDPFGAAAAQSLSLARSMLAISGHLDSDDDSGSGSLVGIDNKIEQAMDLVKSHLMFAVREEVEVLKEQIRDLAERNAALEQENGLLRALASPEQLAQLPSSGLPRLGPSAPNGPSV, from the exons ATGAGTGGTGgtaaaaagaaaagcagttttcAGATTACCAGCGTCACCACGGACTATGAGGGCCCAGGAAGCCCAGGGCCTTCGGATCCCCCTACCCCACCGGCTCCCGCTGGGCCCCCGCCCCGCCTCCCCAATGGGGACCCCAACCCTGATCCAGGGGGCAGGGGCACTCCCCGGAATGGCTCTCCGCCACCTGGAGCCCCTGCCTCCCGTTTCCGGGTGGTGAAGCTGCCCCAAGGTTTGGGAGAGCCTTATCGTCGCGGTCGGTGGACGTGTGTGGATGTTTACGAGAGAGATCTGGAGCCCCCAAGCTTCGGTCGGCTTCTGGAGGGAATTCGAGGGGCCTCGGGAGGCACCGGCGGCAGATCGTTGGATTCTAGGTTGGAGCTGGCCAGCTTGGGCATAGGCAGCCCTATCCCGCAGCCAGGCCAGTCTCAGGGCCCCACCTCTTGGCTCCGCCCGCCCCCTACTTCTCCTGGACCACAGGCCCGCTCCTTCACAGGGGGGCTGGGCCAGCTGGCCGGACCTGGCAAGGCTAAGGTGGAGACACCCCCGCTGTCAGCTTCTCCACCCCAACAGCGCCCCCCAGGGCCTGGGACCGGAGACAGTGCTCACACCCTGCCCTCTCTGAGGGTAGACGTGGAGTCTGGGGGTTCAGCAGCCGGAACCCCTCCACTCTCGCGGAGAAGAGATGGAGCAGTTCGGCTGAGGATGGAGCTAGTTGCCCCAGAGGAGACAGGGAAG GCGCCTCCCATCGACTCTCGCCCCAACTCCCCAGCCCTGTacttcgatgccagcctggtccacaagtCTCCGGACCCGTTTGGAGCTGCAGCAGCCCAGAGCCTCAGCCTGGCTCGTTCCATGTTGGCCATCAGTGGTCACCTGGACAGTGATGACGACAG TGGTTCCGGAAGCCTGGTTGGCATTGACAACAAGATCGAACAAGCCATG GACTTGGTGAAGTCCCACCTCATGTTTGCCGTGCGAGAGGAGGTGGAGGTGCTCAAGGAGCAGATCCGAGACCTGGCCGAGCGGAACGCTGCGCTGGAGCAGGAGAATGGATTGCTGCGCGCCCTGGCCAGCCCGGAGCAGCTGGCTCAGCTGCCGTCTTCGGGGCTCCCCAGGCTCGGGCCCTCCGCACCCAACGGGCCTTCCGTCTGA